One part of the Salinivirga cyanobacteriivorans genome encodes these proteins:
- a CDS encoding CHC2 zinc finger domain-containing protein, whose protein sequence is MQIPDIKKQLPIMSVLAHYGIKPDKNDHIKCPFHKDDKPSCKIYTETNTYNCFGCGKTGDVIQFIQDKENCSKHEALKKAAELAGEQTNNTDVMGIASKRAAEAENFAELFNRQKEGLPRSPKAQEYLRNRCLEQLQEVGYNSGVNWKKLKQCITFPLKDKNGNIVSLYGRRIAESNGHNVEFGKHYYTENRKGLYPGYPDTNTETLIITEAIIDAASLLQCTDTLQSVSVLAAYGTNGLTAEHKAAIAEWSSSGVEKQEIIFFFDGDNAGREGVIKNTENVQELLSGVEVTSVPTPDGEDINSLFVNYGKEAILQLIEERQPVVQTQSVGSRTQCHASPKKAATTNVQTHCHASPKEATTEVKTHCSASQQLNLSPLDTNQPNKIIHETPTARYIIKGSLPKTFDRMLVSLDVQHLETAIKYRCRLNLYEEKQTRKEAREASEKLELRSDLVENDLSQLTDLLEEYREKHLLRQGYEDQSNNDKPLTLAEQAQTKAFLQKENLIQELNDLIGKSGIVGEENNRIFLFVIASSHKMKDTLHALIQGSSGSGKTHLLSKIAALMPSERVVKFTRVTENSFYNYDEFFFKNKLICLEDIDGLKEEALFAWRELISNNQLSSSTSQKDENGNIRSAQRIVRGPMASICATTHGAIYEDNMSRLFIIAVDESGEQTKRIMDYQKQKAAGLIDAEKEKEATELLQNIVRMLKPCKVVNPFAYQIHLPEKAHKIRRLNELYLAFVKQVTIINQYQRKRDAQGRIITETEDLLTANEIMFDSIFLKVDELDGSLRQFYEELKNHIKTKSNPEQYEFMQREIRHALNISKSQLQRYINDLVELEYLQQMGGYQNRGYKYKILWWDDIAKLREDVKQYLKNQIDRLENNNQ, encoded by the coding sequence ATGCAAATCCCCGACATCAAAAAACAGCTGCCTATAATGAGCGTTTTGGCGCATTACGGCATTAAACCGGATAAGAACGACCATATCAAATGCCCGTTCCATAAGGACGATAAACCCAGCTGCAAGATTTATACAGAAACCAACACATACAACTGCTTTGGTTGCGGCAAAACCGGCGATGTGATACAGTTTATCCAGGACAAAGAAAATTGCAGCAAACACGAAGCATTGAAAAAAGCTGCAGAACTGGCAGGAGAACAAACCAATAATACCGATGTAATGGGGATTGCATCCAAGCGGGCTGCGGAGGCTGAAAACTTTGCCGAGCTATTTAACAGGCAAAAAGAAGGCCTCCCACGCAGCCCCAAAGCACAAGAATATTTGAGAAACCGCTGCTTAGAACAATTACAAGAAGTTGGCTACAATAGCGGTGTAAACTGGAAAAAACTCAAACAGTGCATCACCTTCCCACTGAAAGACAAAAACGGAAACATTGTAAGCCTGTACGGCAGAAGAATAGCGGAGAGCAATGGCCATAACGTAGAATTTGGCAAACACTACTACACCGAAAACCGCAAAGGGCTTTATCCGGGCTATCCAGACACAAATACAGAAACTTTAATCATCACCGAAGCCATAATAGATGCAGCTTCACTGCTGCAATGTACAGACACTTTGCAGAGCGTCTCCGTATTAGCCGCCTACGGCACCAACGGCCTAACGGCCGAACACAAAGCAGCCATTGCAGAATGGTCTTCGAGCGGAGTTGAGAAGCAGGAGATAATATTTTTCTTTGATGGAGACAATGCTGGACGTGAAGGCGTAATAAAAAATACAGAGAACGTACAAGAGTTACTGAGCGGAGTCGAAGTAACAAGCGTACCCACCCCCGACGGCGAAGACATCAACAGCCTCTTTGTAAACTACGGCAAGGAAGCAATACTGCAATTAATCGAAGAACGACAGCCTGTCGTACAGACGCAATCCGTCGGAAGCCGGACACAGTGCCATGCGTCTCCAAAGAAAGCCGCCACTACCAATGTACAGACGCATTGCCATGCGTCTCCAAAGGAAGCCACTACCGAAGTAAAGACGCACTGCAGTGCGTCTCAACAGCTCAATCTTTCTCCTTTAGATACCAACCAACCAAACAAAATCATCCACGAAACCCCCACCGCCCGCTACATCATCAAAGGCAGCCTGCCGAAAACCTTCGACCGCATGCTGGTAAGCCTTGACGTGCAGCACTTGGAAACCGCCATAAAATACCGCTGCCGATTAAATTTATACGAAGAAAAGCAAACAAGGAAAGAAGCAAGAGAAGCAAGCGAGAAACTGGAACTCAGGAGCGATTTAGTAGAAAACGACCTATCACAATTAACCGACCTGTTGGAAGAATACAGAGAGAAACATCTTCTTCGCCAAGGCTACGAAGATCAAAGCAATAACGACAAGCCTTTAACACTTGCAGAGCAAGCACAAACCAAAGCTTTTCTGCAGAAAGAAAATTTAATCCAGGAACTAAACGACCTAATCGGAAAAAGTGGCATAGTTGGCGAAGAAAACAACCGGATATTTTTATTCGTTATCGCCAGTAGCCACAAAATGAAAGATACCCTGCACGCTTTAATACAAGGAAGTTCAGGAAGTGGTAAAACTCATTTACTTTCTAAGATAGCTGCATTAATGCCATCGGAAAGAGTGGTGAAGTTTACCAGAGTAACCGAAAATAGCTTTTACAACTACGATGAGTTTTTCTTTAAAAACAAACTCATTTGTTTAGAAGATATTGACGGACTTAAAGAAGAAGCCCTTTTTGCATGGCGTGAACTGATTAGCAACAACCAACTAAGCAGCTCCACCAGTCAGAAAGATGAAAACGGAAATATCCGCAGTGCCCAACGAATAGTAAGAGGTCCAATGGCAAGTATATGTGCCACTACACACGGGGCAATCTATGAGGATAATATGAGTAGGCTTTTTATTATTGCGGTGGATGAGAGCGGTGAGCAGACTAAGCGAATTATGGATTATCAGAAACAAAAAGCTGCAGGGCTGATTGATGCAGAGAAGGAAAAGGAAGCAACGGAACTACTGCAAAATATTGTTAGAATGTTGAAGCCTTGCAAAGTGGTAAATCCTTTTGCTTATCAAATCCATTTACCCGAAAAAGCCCATAAAATAAGGCGGTTGAATGAACTGTACTTAGCCTTCGTAAAACAAGTAACCATCATAAATCAGTACCAAAGAAAAAGGGATGCACAAGGGCGAATCATTACCGAAACCGAAGATTTACTGACCGCCAATGAAATCATGTTCGATAGTATATTTTTAAAAGTTGACGAGCTGGACGGCTCACTCAGACAGTTTTACGAAGAACTGAAAAACCACATTAAAACCAAATCCAACCCCGAACAATACGAATTTATGCAGCGGGAAATCCGACATGCTTTGAATATCAGTAAAAGCCAGTTACAACGGTATATTAACGATTTGGTGGAGTTGGAATACTTACAGCAAATGGGCGGTTATCAGAACCGGGGC